CCATTCCCGCACAATGGCACCGCGCTCGACTTCAATGAGCTTCCGGGCATCCGCCTGTTGCACCTCCAGAGCGGCGAGCGCGCCGCGAGCCGCTTCCGTCGTCGTCTGCAGTTCGCCGATCCGTCGGGACAGCGCCAGCATCTCGCTTTCTTCCTCGGCCAAGACACGCCGAGCGGTCTCGACCTGGGCCATTGCGGCGGTGGCTTCCTTCAGCTTGTGCGCCTGATCGAGCACCGCAAGGTTCTTCTCATGCCGAAGCCGATGGTCCGTCATCAGGGCTTCAAGCGCGCGGCTCCGATCGAGTTCCCGCGTGAGGGCACCTTCCAGCTTCGCGATCTCGTCGACGGTGCGCTGCCGCGCCTTGTCCAGGGCGGCCAAGCGGGGGGCAAACGCGTCGCGTCGTGCCTCAATGCCCCGAATCACGTCGTCGTCCTGCTGCACAACCAATAGCGCTTCCAGCTCGGGATTCACTACGCCTCCAGACAGTGGTAGACACCTTATCCCTTCCGATTACCCCGCGGACTGCGGATCGGCAAGAGTTTTCGCAACTCGCCTTCCAACTCCATGCGTTCTCGCATGAGCGCATTCTGCTGTTCCGGTTGAACTATACCCATAGCCGACCGGATCTCCTCAATTCGTGCTTCGATCCGCCGTGCCGCAATGCGCGCCAGGCTCAAGGTCACGTCAGATGCCTCAGGCGGATGCGTGTCACCGGTCTCCGTGAGCTCCCGAAGTGCCTGTAAGGCTTCCGGCGACAGGGCGGCGGCCACCTGGTCGAGGGAATCGGCATGTCCCGCCGACAACAAGGCCGCAAAGATGGCACGGTAGTTGGCGTCGCGAAAATCCGACGGCGCGTGGCGCTCGGCGATCCGCTCGACCCAGTCACGGGACGCAATCATGGCCCGCACCAACGCGCGTTCGTCGGGTTCGTCCCGTCGCGGTTTCGGAAGCGCCGACATCGATTGCCACTCGGGCGCTTCGGGCTTTCCGCGCCGCGGCGTCCACGGACGCTTCACGTACGGCGTCGGTGGTGCCGCACCTTCCGGATTCTCCGGCGGTGGCGCCTCGCTGTCCGGCGGTCCTTCGGTGACGTGCTCCGCGGAATGGCGAACGCCTCTGCCGCGACCCGTCGCGGGCGGCTCGTCCGCCTCACTGGCCAGCGTGGCCTTGTCGAGATGCGACACGTCGGCGAGTCGCGCGAGATAGAGATCCCGCGTAAGCGGGTCGCGCGCGGCGCGAATCGTCGGCAGCAGCTTGTCGATGGCACGACGGCGATGACGCAGGTCGGCAAACCATCCACGACGCTCGAGCAGCTGAAGCTGGCGATCGAAGAGGTCGATGGCCTGCGTCAGCTGCGTCTCCAGCCCCGCGCGCCCCTGGGAACGCACAAACGTGTCAGGGTCTTCGCCCTCCGGGAGCGACACGACGCGGACGGCGGCCTTGTGACGCAGGAGTTCCAGCCCTGACCGAAACGTGGCTTCCTGCCCTGCCTTGTCGCTGTCGTACAACAGGAAGACCTCCGACGAGTACCGCATGAGCAGTGCGGCCTGCTCCTCCGTCAACGCGGTCCCCAATGGCGCGACGACTTCCTCGATTCCCGCGAGGGCCAGTCGAATGGCATCCAGGTACCCTTCCACGACAATCGCCCGACCGGCGCGACGCATGGCCTGCTTGGCGGTCTGCAAACCGTACAGCGTTCGGCGCTTCTGAAAGACTCCCGACTCGCCGCTGTTGAGATACTTGGGAATCGCGTCACCCATGGCGCGGCCGCCAAAGGCTACGTGATGGCTCAATTCATCGAGGATGGGAAACATGATGCGACCAACGAACCGCGCACGCGGTTCGGCATCCGTCTCGCGGCGCGCGAGCAATCCGGCGTCCAATTGCCGCGTTTCGTCAAACCCCAATCCGTTCAGGTAACGTCGGAGCGCCTGTGCGTCGCGTGGAGCAAACCCGATCCCGAATCGTGCGCATGCCGCCGCATCCAGGCCGCGTCCCGCCAAGTAGGCGCGCGCCTCACGGCCAACGACGTCGTCCGCCAACTGCGTGCGAAACCATTCCGCTGCGGTGGCCAGCACTTCCCAATTCCTTTCATTGGGATCCGGCGCGTGAGCGCGCGTCGGCTGGTCGATGACTTCAATGCCAACGCGTTCGCCGACCAACTTGACCGCGCCCACCCAATCGAGGCCCAGCCGCTTGCGCAGAAAGGTGAAGACGTCGCCGCTCTCGTGACAGACGAAGCAGTGATAGTTGCCCTTGTCCGGGGTCACCGAAAAATTGGGCTTGGTCCCCTGATGGAACGGACACGGGCCGCGATAGCTGGCGCCCGCACGCTTCAGCGGAACGTACTCGCCGATAATCTGCACGATGTCGGCCGCGAGCCGCACGCGTTCGATGACATCGTCGGCAATCATCGGGAAGCCCGATCAGTCAGGCGCATGGGGCGATCATATCTCCGATCATAGCCTCGGCACGGCGCTCGCGTCAGGAGAGTTCCGCCACGGTGACGCCGGCGCCCCCTTCATCCCACGCACCCAGCCGAAAGGCAACCACACGGGTGTCCTTCTTCAGCATTTCCGTGACGCGCGCCCGTAGCGCTCCGGTGCCCTTCCCATGAATAATGCGCAGTTCCTTCAAGTCGGCGCGAACGGCGGTGTCCAGCGCCTGCAGCACGCGATCATCCACCTCATCCACACGCATGCCGCGGACATCGACTTCGCGAACCGGTTCGACATCCGGCATCGAACCATGCAATGATACCCGGAAGGCCGGCGCGGGCGGCGCGGCTGTGCGCGTCAACGTATGAACGGGCACCGTAAGCGTGAGTGATCCGACCACAACCCGGGCCGCATCCCCCCTGATGCTGACCACACGACCGGGCCGGTCACCCAAGGTCGCCACCAGCACCGCATCGCCGGCGTCGAGTGGGCGCGCGGCGCGCGCGGCCGACCGACTACCCGTGGGCATGCCCGCCGGGTTATCGGGTGGCGAGCCCGTCGCCGTCACGGCTTGCTCACTCGTCTTGCGACGCGCCGAGTGTCGATCGCGATCGCGTTGCGCGCGCAACTCGACCTCGTCCACGGCCGCGCCCTGCAGGGCGGCCGCCTCTTCAACGGAACGGCGCGCCATTCTCGCCGCCTCCTCAAACTGTTCACTCTGATCAACGGCGCGCGCGCGAACCTCGACAATCGCCCGTTCGACTTCGGCACGGGCCTCCAGCAGATATCGACGCGTCTCTCGCCGCGCCTCGCGTTCGGATTCACGTTCCCGCTCGCGCACTTTCAACTCGCGATCCGCCACCGTTGCCAGACGCGCCCGCAGCTTTCCGTGTTCGATACTGGCAACACTCTCGCGATCAGCGAGGAGTGCCTCCCGCGCTTCCAGATCGGCGAGGAGGACCGCCACGTCGCGTTCGCCGGCCGGCAACC
This genomic window from Gemmatimonadaceae bacterium contains:
- a CDS encoding DNA primase — protein: MIADDVIERVRLAADIVQIIGEYVPLKRAGASYRGPCPFHQGTKPNFSVTPDKGNYHCFVCHESGDVFTFLRKRLGLDWVGAVKLVGERVGIEVIDQPTRAHAPDPNERNWEVLATAAEWFRTQLADDVVGREARAYLAGRGLDAAACARFGIGFAPRDAQALRRYLNGLGFDETRQLDAGLLARRETDAEPRARFVGRIMFPILDELSHHVAFGGRAMGDAIPKYLNSGESGVFQKRRTLYGLQTAKQAMRRAGRAIVVEGYLDAIRLALAGIEEVVAPLGTALTEEQAALLMRYSSEVFLLYDSDKAGQEATFRSGLELLRHKAAVRVVSLPEGEDPDTFVRSQGRAGLETQLTQAIDLFDRQLQLLERRGWFADLRHRRRAIDKLLPTIRAARDPLTRDLYLARLADVSHLDKATLASEADEPPATGRGRGVRHSAEHVTEGPPDSEAPPPENPEGAAPPTPYVKRPWTPRRGKPEAPEWQSMSALPKPRRDEPDERALVRAMIASRDWVERIAERHAPSDFRDANYRAIFAALLSAGHADSLDQVAAALSPEALQALRELTETGDTHPPEASDVTLSLARIAARRIEARIEEIRSAMGIVQPEQQNALMRERMELEGELRKLLPIRSPRGNRKG